The genomic segment atcacagCTGCCAGAATGAGATATCactataatgagatatcacctcacacctgccagaatggctatcaacaaacaacaagtgatggtgaggatgtagagTAAAGGGAAtctcatatactgctggtgggaatgcagactggtgcagccactttggaaacagtatggagtttccccaaaaatttcaaaatggaacttccttttaaaccagcaattccacttctgggaatatattctaagaaatccaaaacattaatttgaaagactatatgcacccctatgttcactgcagcatcatttacaatagccaagacctggaaatagcccaagtgcccatcaatagacagtTGGATAAAGaagctttggtacatttacacatggaATTCTATGtggtcataaaaaagaataaaatcctaTCTTTTCCAACAggatgggtggacctggagattattatgccaaatgaaataatccagtcagggaaagacaagtgtcatatgatttcactcatatgtggaatctaatgaacaaaataaactgacaaaatagaaagagaggcatggatacatgaataaactgacagctgtcagagggagaaGGATTGGAGGACTGAATGAAAAAGGGTGAAGGAAtgagccaaaaaaaaaaccaaacccataTACATAATACctagacagacaacagtgtggtgatagccagagagaaaggaagtgtgGGGGAGCCTGACCTGGGCAAAGGTGGGATAATGGGGATGGAAATGAACTTTGCTTGGGGCGATGGTCACAAGATGCAGTCTGCAGGCGATGTTTTGTTTAGTTGTACtattgaaacctgtatggttttgtgaaccagtatcatcccaataaattcaacttaacaaataaaaagtaaagtattTAACATGCAAGAGTCATGGGCATTGGCTGTGTCCGTTTCCCCCTGAATCAGAAAGCAGTTTCCTCTTTTCACCTCTGTATGTCCATCGTGACAAGGTAGGGATGGGCGGAGGAAACAAAGGGCACATGTGAGAGCCTTGGACAGCAGTGGTACAGAAGGGTTGGCAAGTTAAGTGGAATATTGGGgtggcaaaatgaaaaaatacaggtCATTTTGTCTGTTATTACGTAAGAACATGGCAAAACGAGAGCATGGACGCCAGCCAGACCGGAATTCAAGGCCTGTTCCCTTTCACTTGCttagtgaccttgggcaagtggccCTGTCACTCTGAGCCTTGTTTCCCTCCTTCAAATGGGGAAGTGGCACTTGCAGGTTTGTGAAAGGCTTGTAGATGAAATGTGTCCGGTGTCTTTTACAGAGTGGGTGGTTAGTAAATGATAGCTCTCGTCATCATCTCTGATCCCTGTCTGTACTTCTTTCTGGGTTAGGGTGGAATTTTTGCCCGAAAGAGGAAAAGGTGAGAAATGAGTTAGTAGCTCAGCCTCCTCCACACTGTTGCTTTTAGGATCTGGActgtctctcctcccaccccagaccttaGGAGCCACTTGAGCAGCTGAATATAGTGATGTTCATAGGGTTAAACCTCCAATAATTACTAAATCTGACTGCCATGTTTTATAAAGTTCTAGAGACTACCAGTAATGTCCTAAAAATATCCCTGTTTAAATTGGTGTTACTAGAACCTCCTGGAGGAGTGTGGTTACTAAGGTACAGACTATTACCATGAATTTTAAGCCCTTGGGCCTTCTAGAATCTACTAGTATGCCCACTGGCCTGGAAACCTCTTTCAGATATCTTAAGACTGGCAAAGGGACCAAATACAAACATGGCAGTGCTTCTGATGAGTTTAACATATACTTAAATTTCTAGGCAATTTAAGGGATCGTGtatttctgtttgcttgtttgttctgtttttacATATAATCATAATTTCTGGCTGAAATTCAACCCCTGTCCATACTTAGCAACAGGATAACTAATACTATTTAGTAAGAAACGGGAGTAGTCTGAAACtttgattaagaaaaataaggcaCTTTACCTGAACAAATTTCAAATGGATCCatttaaaatgaaactaaatGGCACTTAACTGGTTTGCAAATTGGGACCTATTCATCTCAGGAAAAATGATTCAAGTCTTAATTTATCCCTAAAATTGGctttattattacatttaattataCTAGAAGCTTGTTAAAGACTTGTAGCTTCTTTCTATCCCTTTAAACTGCACTTTATAGAGACAATAATTGAATATTGGATAGAAGAACTTGATTTCCAAAGAAATATGTTTCTaatatttcctcttttcattGCAGAAATTGAAACAAGTTGAAGAAACAAAAGAGGACCCTGAGAATAGATTATCTAAAATTTCCCTGGAGTCGTTCAATAAATATAACAGCAATACTGTGATTTTATTAGAAAAAGACAAGAACTCTCCGAACAAGGTTGAAGGacgaaaggaagaaaaggaaaaaaatgaagaggcATCTTTGAGTAGCTCAGACCGGCCTGGGGTAGACAATTTGGAATCTCTGAGTGATTCCTTATATGATAGCTTCTCTTCCTGTGCGAGTCAGGGTTCGAATGATGCATAAAGGACTTTTCCCCCTCAGTGAGCTGGAAATGGAGCACTTAAGAGTCAGGGGTTGGGAGGGGCAGGTAGAGATGACAACAATAAACTATTACAACACCAGAGCCTGCGTTTTCAGGTTCACAGCAAGCAACCCACTGGAGCTTTCTTCTCTGACAGAGCAATAAAGATAGATTCCATGTGCTGTGTTTCATAAGGATTAAAAGTAAACACACCCATGATACAGAAGTCTTAattttgcactttttaaaatatttgtacagAAGTTGtaaattttttggaaaagaaattatatttgtagcaaaaataaataaatggaatccgTGCCATGCTCTTGAAATGATGTACTAAGTCTTTTAGAAGTTgatgataatatattttttaaaattccaactaAAGTTTTTGTCCAGTTCATCATCCTAGTGCTTAAATTGTTTGTGGGTACACTCCGAAAACCTAAAACAGGGcctgataaaacaaacaaacaaacaaaaaaacagaggcTAATTATAATCTCCAACTGCCAATCTTGATTTGATATAAACTTTAATTCTAGTGCAATTTCAAAATTGCTGCCAGAACTATTCAGGCTTAGTGATAAGTATAATTCTGCTTCTTCTGAGAAGTGTAAAGAGTACTGAAGTGTGCCACTGATCCGTGGGGATGCGTATCAGAAGTGACCTAATTCTATTTTCAATAGCAGATCTTCTTTCCAAACATTTCCTTACAGCCTCCTCTACTTTGTCCTTCACTATGATGCGGAacattttggttgatttttattttccagctctttttattaaaatctgGGCAATCTAGAATGAAAGCAAATTTCTATTTACGATGCTcacttttctaaaagaaaaaattaatggtTGGTGCTATGAAAAATTCTTACTTTTTAATATCCTTTTTTCTACAAAGTGTTTATATGTAAGGATACATTCTATTTTAAAGGTTATGTGTATTTTTTCTAGATGTGAACtatttataattgtttttgtACAGGAGCTTTGTAAACTAGgcataatagaaatatttttagactGTATAATTACTTTAGTACACACCTGTTTCTTTAAAGACTATTGTATGATCAGTGTTATGGGGTAAATTTGTGCAATTtgttatatttgaattttattgtcTTAAATGAAAATTATGTAACGTGTCATTCATTGTCTTTCagacctttaaaaattttttttgtttcatttctgaaTAAAAGTCCTATCACAATGAACCCGTGAAAGCTTACAGGAACTTGTTCAAGGAGCCTTTGGCCCAGTGTAGTTGTTGGGATCTCACACGTGCTCCCAGGATGAATTGcccaatgaataaataaaccgGCCCTCGCGCTCCCGAGATAGTAATTCAGCCAGTTGTCAGATCCGAGTCTGCTGGCAAAGGAGTACTGGTCAAAGCATTTCAGTCTCCCCAGGGGTTAACCGgctagaagagaaaggaagaggggtgCAGAAGGCGAGGAGCGGAGGGAGATAGGGACTGCTCTGCAGAGGAATGACAAGGAAGTCCTTGAAGCCCGTTTCCAGCCCGCTCTGCTGGCCGGATGGGGAAACGAAAGATCCGCATCCCGGCCTGCGAGAGCTCCTCCCGGAGGTGGCCGAGAAGGTGGAGAGCGGCAACGCTTCTGAAACTATTTCCACAGAAAGGGGTGCTCCCTAGGGATTTGGGGGGCGGGTGGGAACTgcggggttgggggcgggggcacCGAGGCTCTCCCGTGCCACCTGCTGCAGGCTCCGCGGCGAGGGAGGTGGACGCGGCCGGCGCAGCCCGGAGGCATCCCCGGCGGTTCTCTAGGTGGGTCTCTGGAGCCGGAGGGGAAgaacgggggtggggagggggcagagcagcagGACCGAGTGCGAGTGCGGGGCTGGGAGGACGCGGGAGCGTATTCCAACGGCCCACGGATCTGAGAACAGGAGGAAGCTTCCCGGCCCTTTGGGAGAAGGGGATAGAGCAACTCCCTTCTCCATTCCAATTTGCTTCCTAGTGGGAGGCCGCGGCAGCGGTCCTGGGCGGCCCTCTCCTGGGGCAGCGTCGCCGCGCCCTCCCGCGGGGCGCGGACAGGGGGGCTGCCTGGAGCTGGCGCGCCGGTCCCGGCAGGGCCCGCCACACCCGCCCGCCCGGCCGCAGCTGCAGCCGAGCCTGGGATGACCCAGGGGCTACTCGGGGGTAACAGGGCGCAGCTGCGCGCAACAGCCGGGGCCGCGGCAGGTCCGCAACTTTGCCGGCACTGGAGCGCGCTCCCGCCCAGCTGGGAGGACCGGACCCGCCAGCCGCCGCGCCCTGGCCAGCCCGGGAGCGCCGAGGTCCCTTCGGGAGCGCAGTCCGCCGGCCCCATCGCGCTGGTCCCGCAGTCAGCGCCCGGCCCGTCCCCGACGCACCTGCTGCGCCCTTCTCCCGCTTCAccgagctcccctccccccgcctcggACAACTACGCGCTCTCCCGGGGCCTCCCTGTCCTAGGGAGGTGcggaggctggagggggaggcgagaggaggggggtggggacgtGGAAAGACAGTCCCAGCCTTCcccgcccgccacccccaccccaactcggCAGCCGTCACGTGGTGCCTGGAGTGGGAGGTGAGGAGAAGAGGCTAGACTTTTTGGATGCTCGCTTCGCCAGTAGTTCCTTCAGTCTCAGCCGCCAACTCCGGGGACGCAGCGCCCCGCCCGAGAGAGCCGGCGAGAGGAGCAGCGACCGCAGCCCGGAGCCCCGCGCGGGCGATGCGGGCGCCGCTGGCGGCACCTGCGGCTCCTCTCGGCGGCGACGGTCGCCTCGGCGACAGCAGCGCGGGCCACCGAAGCTCCGGCAGCCACCGCCGCTGCGGCGCGGACAGGACCCGCCGCGCTCGCCGCCTCGGAGGCACCTGCCCGCTCCCGGCCCCGCGGCTCCGGGAGGATGTGGATCCTCGGCATCGCAGCCACGTTTTGCGGATTGTTCTTGCTTCCAGGTAAGAGGAGAGGCCGGCAGCCCAGGCAGGGGCGCGCACCGCGTCCACCGCCGGCCCCGGGCGCCCCGGGCTGCGCAGAGGCTGCCCCGCTGGAGTTCGGCGGCGGCTGGAGCCCCGAGGCACCGGGAGGGAAAGTCTCCGGGTCCTGCGCcgctggaggagagaggaggcggaTTTGCAGGACTCGAGCTGCAGACGCTCGGTGCTCGGTGCTCGGTGCTCGGACTGCACTGTCTGAAGAAGCAGCGGGTAGCAGGGAGGGTCCGAGCTGTGCTGGGGCCTCCGCGCGGGAGAGACACGGATCGCCCGGGCCTCGCCAAGTTGTCCGGCGTCTCTAGCAGCCCGTGGGAGTGGCGCCGCCGACAGGTGAAGGGCGCGCGGGGCAGTCTGTGGCGGGGCGTGCCTGGGGGGTGATGTTGTTGCTGCGACCGTTCTGGGACCAGGAGGGGAGAGCTTGGGAACCAGCTCAACTGCGCGGGAGCGGGGAGTCTACTCTAGAGTCTAGAGACCGAAAGCTCCTAGTCCCAGCGGAGCAGCCAGGCTGGAGCGGTGAGAGATGCCAAAACCTCTCGCTCCTTCTTTCCAGTGCGCGACGGTCTTCCGATTGCGCTCTGCAGAACTGGGACCCCGGCCAGGCACCCTAGCCCAGTGGGAGCCCTCGTAGCTAGCTGGGAAGAAAGGGCGTCGTATAGCGGCCAGGGGTGCCCGCCCGCGCGCACACAGGCCCCTCCCGGTGCCGCTGCGAGAACGGTCCCGGAGAAATGCCGGGACTTGGGGCTCCAGGGCACTCGGTGTCCGGCACCTCCTTCCGGGTTCCCGGGAGGTTTCCTGTGAGGTTCCCCGAGCCACAGGAAAGCTGACTGCAAAAATTAGTAAAACTAAAAAGGCGTCTGCGAATGCAGTCGCAAAGTAGTGATTAAGTCATTTGTAACCAATTAACAATTAGGCAAATCCTTCAGCGTAGCCTGGAGCTGACTCTCGTCTTTGGGGCTATGCGGGCGCGCGGGTGCACGCCTTCCTTGCAACTTGCGCGTGGGAAGGCCAGGTGTGTTGCTGTTCCGGCTGTTTGTGCGGAGCCCGGGGCAGGTGTAGCGAGCAGACCTCCGCTTCATCCTTCAGGACCCTGGACGCCCTGCCGCCCCCTGCCGGCTTCAGCCACGTCGGCTTTACTCGGACACCCTGCTGCGGGGAGCACCCGGGCGGCtggatgggcaggggagggtccTGGTACCCCGGGGGTCTTTGCAGGGGCTGGATCTGAACCCCCTGCGTCTGTCCCGCAGGCTTTGCGCTGCAGATCCAGTGCTACCAGTGTGAAGAGTTCCAGCTGAACAACGACTGCTCCTCCCCGGAGTTCATCGTGAACTGCACGGTGAACGTCCAGGACATGTGTCAGAAAGAAGTGATGGAGCAAAGTGCGGGTAAGAGCCCGcagctctcctcccctcccagcctgggccgCTGTGGCTGAGGGAGCCACTAAATTACAGGAAAGGGGACTGACTTTGATTCATGCCTACACGCTGGTTATCACAGATTTACTTTCACAGGGCTGGGAAAATGAAGAGTTCCAAGTTACTTTAATCTCATTAGGCTTAATTACCAGGGCTTCTCCTCCAGGGACTCGGGCGGGGAAGTGCATTTAATGAGTGGCTCTCCTCTTTTTATTTACTCCGCTCACCTCCCTCTGCTAACAGCTGATCAGGAGGCTGGAGAATATATGGATAACCAGCTCTGCTTGGACAACTAGACGGTGCCCTGCGCACAGTGTCAGCCTGAAATATGAAGCTAGTTGAAGTTCCCAGAGGTCAGAGCTTGAAAAATGTGTTATGTCATAGAGCCACACGTATTTCTCCGAGAAACACTACAGGGTCTTCATTCAATTTTAGAACTAGCGCATCACATTCCAGGCACAGATTGCCAAGAGCTTTCGAAGGAATGCTGTTCCCAGCCCCACGGGCTtagtggctggctggctggctggtggATGAGAGGGCCTGGGCATTATGTGAGGGAAGAAGGGGGTCTTGGGAGAGGAAACCTCCTTGTTCACTCCAGCTGACCAGTCTTCTCACTGAGGTGGACTCCCCAGCTCCTACCAGCATTCTTATCAGAAATCAAAGCCCCTAAAAGTGCAATTGGAACTTTGGGGAGATGGATGGAACTCTAGCTTCACTTCCAAGGTCAAACTCATAGACAAAATTAGCCATTTTAAGAATATTGAGAAAATGGGAAATAGCATCTGTTGGGGGGAGAGCCCCCAAAGTCTCACTTCAGGATCAATTCTGAAAAACTGACATGTAGCCTTAGTCAAATTCCTAAGAGCTTTAATAACTTACATACCTGGGAAAGCCACTGCTCCAGTGGTGGCTGGCCTGGACAAGTCCACCCAGGACAGGGTCTCTAGGGGGTTAATAGTAAACCCATGGGGTGGGTAGTCATGCAGACCCCAGAAAGGACAATGGATTCCTCAGTAAACAGATACCATCAGGCAGTTAGCACACTCTATGCATTCACTAGGCTCCTTCTTGGAGCCTGACCTTTATCTCTGGGTGTCTTCCCCGTTTCTGGTAGTCAGCCATGCCTGAGGCTACAGAAAGTTAAGAGTTAAACAGAGTCCAACATTTCCCAGATACCTTTCAGAGCCCTGCTCCTCTTTGGTTTGCTGAACTGCACTGCCCACAGAGCCTGAAGAAGGGATTGAACCATCAAATGacctccttttttaaaacaatgaatttataggggtgacattggttaacaaaattatacagatttccaTAGTGCCTATTGTGGGGGACCCCAGTCTTATGAGAGTTCAAGCCACTGCTCTGGGAGACATCCCAGTCCAGTGGGAGAAACTCAGTTTCTGATTAGGGtggaggacttaaaaaaaattatacaggtttcaggtatacaattctacaatacattatctctatattgcattgtgtgtttaccaccccaagtcagatgtccttccatcatcatttatacCCCCTTTACCTTCTCATATTCCCCCCAcacatccccttccctctggcaaccatcagttaaATGACCTCCTTAACCAATTGGCAAGTTAAAGCAAGGGCTGTAGTTCTTAAGCCAGCGCCTTGGAAAAGTAATGTCTTCTCGGAGAAGAGCCTGGAAATGCCTTGTTGCTAACTGCAGTTATTTGGAGAGCAGATGGCTCCTCACTGTGCTATGATTTGGTGGCTGTGTGGTGTTAAAGGCTGTTCTCTATGGGTCCTTACTGGTCTAGGTCTGGATTCTTGCTGCCAAAATCCCTCTTCTGGGAAATCTGAAGTGTATTGctcacaagaataaactgtccCAAGATAAGCAGGATGCATAGCTTTGTCATACGGGTTTCTGGCTAttgaaaaagtaaaagagaacAAAACTTAGTGATGATCCTTTAGTCAAGATTGAAAAAGATGATTTCGACAAGCTGCTGCTTCTCTACATGTTTTGTTCCCGAGCACTGCGCCTGAGCAAAAGTTACTGCCCTCTGCCAAAGGGGCTGCTGTGATGTGAACCGGGCTCCCTCTGAACACTCTGTCACTTTAGAATATGTGCAGCTTTCTTCCGGGCAGTAGGTTAGAGCCAGCAAAGGGGGCGCTGTACTGTGAACACACTAGGAACTTCAGACTCCTCGAGGCGGCTGCTTACCTGGGTATCATGTTTTATAAACCTGGGGTCTGGTGGAGATAAGGAGAGAGCTATGCCAGAAGTGGTGTCCTTTTTCGAAGAGaaatttcttcctctctaaaagtaTGCCTAACATGAATACCACACATCATTTCAGTGTGCTGTGTGTCATCGACTTCATTCTCTTCTCCAAGCCACACTGTAAAAAAGGCCCAGCAGGCATTGTAACACCCACTTATCCACAGACAACTGCAGCACAGACAGCGGCAAGTGCCTGGCCTGAAGTTGCTATTAGTTTGGTCAAGATGAACACCTTCTCTCCAAACCAGGTTCCTCTGGCCATATGTCCTAGGCCCAGGGGCGACAGAGATGGAAGTGATAGGGTAGTCTCATTTGTGAAGGCTGAGAAACAAACAGTTGATGGGCATGAAGGAAAAACCAGTTATGAGGGGAAGGATGGGAGTCCTGTGCATGTGGAAACAGGGCGCTTCAGAGCCTGAATTCAATAGAAAGCAGACAAATACATGTTCCTGAATCAGAAGAATGATGTTCGGGGGGCTGGTAATTCAAAGCACTTCCATTTTCATCTCCACGTAATTGTTAGAGGCCAATCAATTAAGTGACTATTAATTCTCCTCTTGTTGGTAGCGATGGAGAGCCAACCATTGCTGATCGTTAAGTGGCCGCAGTGTAGTACAATCGTGGAGGGCTGTCTTTTGGGTGTGCTCAGGGCTTCCAGCTCTACCTTCAGTCTCCGCGCTCTACTTGGAGTATTTCATGCAGTCTGGTGGTCAGGCCACTTCAGAAGCCCTTGCTTCCCGAGGCCACCAGCATTCAATTCTACTTCAGTGCCAACTTCTCCAATCTGGAGAAAATAATGCCTGCTAAATGATACTAGTAGGAATCAAAGTCAGAATGTTTGTTTGCTTGATCAGTAACATATATTTTGCTGGAATCTTTGTGTGTTAGAGCTGAAGGGGCCCCCTGACTCACAGTAAAGGGTGCACGGAGGAATCTTCTGGGACTTTTATTCAAATCCACATGCCTGGGCCCTCCCCtacccctcctgcctgcccccccatcccccacaagAAGCCAGTTCCCTAAGTCTGTGGTATAGCTGGCCATGGGTCTTCCATAAACTCCCCAAGTGACCCTCAGGTGCCCTAAGTTGTGCACTGCTGATCTGGAGCATACTTTAGTGTTACAGGGGAGGAAAGCAAGGGCCAGAAAACTTAGGTGTCTGATCCAAGTCCCCCCAGCCAACTGTTatgaaaaggcacctgattcctCAGCCTGCACCTTATATAGTAAAATATGCTGCCAGGTTTGCCTGCAAAGTTCAAGGAGGCAAAGTGCTGAAGACTCAGACAGCTCTCATGTCTGCCCGATTCACCTGAACAGGCATAGCGAACAAGCTGAGTGGACAGGCCACAAAGTGGATATTGAAAGAATAGGAGGACCCAGCAAAGGATTTTTAGCTTGAGTGTCATGTGGACTGGCATTTTTCGTATGTACTACAGAAAAAGCAGAGTTTTAAATGGACTATGAGATTTTAATGAACCAAGCAAGTTTGACATTAAACAGTAATGAAAGACATACTCTTTCCAAAAAATACCAGCAATGCAATATGCCCAGGCATTCAGTTAGTCCTTTCTGGATTAAGTCTGCAAACTCAGCTCTTTGAGTTTTGAGGCAGGTACATTTAGTTTTCAGTtgggaaatacatttaaaattaacctTTACCTATTCCCCAGGGTGCCGTTCCTATTAGGTGCTGGGATTTATTTTCCACCACTCTTTATCCCCTTGGCCATTTCCGGAGCAA from the Myotis daubentonii chromosome 7, mMyoDau2.1, whole genome shotgun sequence genome contains:
- the LYPD1 gene encoding ly6/PLAUR domain-containing protein 1 isoform X2 → MLASPVVPSVSAANSGDAAPRPREPARGAATAARSPARAMRAPLAAPAAPLGGDGRLGDSSAATFCGLFLLPGFALQIQCYQCEEFQLNNDCSSPEFIVNCTVNVQDMCQKEVMEQSAGIMYRKSCASSAACLIASAGYQSFCSPGKLNSVCISCCNTPLCNGPRPKKRSSSASTLRPGLPATILLLKVGLFLARC